The genomic segment CCCCTCCCCGGGGCGACCCCGGGCGGTAAGCGTCCCCCCGTGTCGCTCGACTATTTTACGACATATTGCAAGGCCGATGCCGGTACCCTCGTATTCGCTCCGCCCGTGTAACCGCTGAAACATCTCGAAGATGCGCTCGGCGTACACCGGCTCGAACCCGATCCCGTTGTCCGCCACCGACAGCCGCCACCCGGCCGCCCCATTCGTGGCGGTCATCGGGTCGGCCGTCACCGTCACCACCGGCGGGGTATCGGGCTTCTGGAACTTGAGTGCGTTGCCGACGAGGTTGAGGAAGAGTTGCCGCATCTGCACCGGGTCGGCCGTTACCGTCGGAAGTGGAGTCACCGTGACGCGACCGCCCGTGTGCGTAAGCCGCTCTTCCAGATCGGAGAGGACGTCGTTCAGCACCTCGTTCAAATCGACCGTCCCGAGGTGTTGAGCCCGGGTGGTCACCCGGGAAAACGCGAGGAGGTCGTCGATCAGGGTCCGCATCCGCCCGGCGGACGCGAGCATGCGGTCCACGTATTCCTTGCCCTGGTCGCCGAGGGTTTCGCGATTCTTCTTGACCAAACGGTCCCCGAACGCCTGGATTTTGCGAAGCGGTTCTTGGAGGTCGTGGGACGCGACGTACGCGAACTTCTCCAGTTCGGCGTTACTCCGCCGGAGTTCGGCCGCCGCCTCCCGCTCCCGCTCTTCGAGCCGCCGCCGCTCGGCGACTTCGTCCCGGAGCGAGTCGTTCGCCCGGACGACGGCCGCGGTCCGGTCGCGGACGGTCTCTTCGAGAATCTGGGTCTGCCGCATCTGGTCGTCGACGTCGATGCAAGACCCGATGAACCCGAGGAACTCGCCGGCCGGCGTGATCCGCGGGACACCCCGCTCGTCGACGTACCGGTACGCCCCGTCGTACCGCCGCACGCGGTATTCCATCTGGTAGGGCTGACGGGCGACAGCCGCGACCGCCCGCTCCTCGCGGCACCGATCCCGGTCGTCCGGGTGGACTCCGGCGGCCCAGTCGTCGCCCAGTTCGGCCTCGATTCCTCTGCCGGTGAACGCCAGCCACGCTTTGTTGCAGTATGTTCGCCCGCCGTCGGCCCCGGAGACCCAGATCGGGACGGGGGCGCTGTCGGCCATGCTGCGGAACCGCTCCTCGCTTTCCCGGAGGGCCGCCTCGGCTTCCCGTTGCTGGGTGATGTCCGTGTTCGTACCGAACCAGCGAACGATCCGGCCGTGGCCGTCCCGGACCGGCAGCGCGCGGGACAGGTGCCAGCGCATCGCCCCGTCGTGCCGCCGGAGTGGGAACGTGTCTTCCCACGGCTCGCCACTTTCGAGGGCCATTTTGAAGCGGGCCAACACCCGCGGGAGTTCGACCGGGTCTTGAACGATTTGCCAGCCCCACCCCTCCATCTGCTCGAACGTGGCGCCCGTGTACTCGTACCACCGGCGGTTGTACCAGACGATGTGCCCGTCCGGCCGGGTCATCCACGCGAGTTGCGGGATGGAATCCGCGATCACCCGGAACTGTTCTTCGCTCTCCCGGAGGGCCGCCTCCACCCGCTTGCGGTCGGTCACGTCCCGGGCGACGACCGCCACGCCCGAGATCGCGCCGGTCTCGGCCACGACGGGATAGACGCTCACCTCCCAAACGAGTTGTTCGCCGTCCGGCCCCAGGTCCGACACGACCTCCCGGTTCTCGATCGGGATGCCGTGCCGGAGAACCCGCAGGTAATCCAGGTCGAGCAGGCCGCGAACCTGTAACCCGCTGGCGTCATCCGCCCCCGCGGAGTCGTCCGGGTGGGCCGGTCCGATCGGCGTACCGGGCAATTCCGCCAGGTACTTGTTCACCCTCAGGAATTTCAGGTCGATGTCCAGAAACGCGATCCCGACCGGGGCGTAGGCCAGGAACGTTTCGATTTGGGCGAGCGCCTCGGCGACCTGTTCCCGCGATCGGGCGAGTTCCAGGTTCGCCGCCAGGAGCGCGACCGCCCCCTGCTCGGCCCGCAGCCGGGCCGACCGCTGGGCCTCCCCGAGAAGCGCCGCGATCAGCCCGCAGAAGAGGAACAGTGCGGTCGCGAGCCGATCCCCGGGGTCCGGGATCACGAACGTGTAGCGTGGGGGGATGAAAAGGAAGACGGTTCCCGCGATCCCGATCGTGAGCGTTACGAGGGCCGGGCCGAACCCGCTCCGCCACGCCACGAACATCACGGCCAATAACGGCAGAACGAACGCATGGTCGTTTTGCAGCAGCGGGTCGAACGCGGCCCGCGCCACCAGGATTAAGGCACCGGACGAAATGGCGACCACGTAGTCGTTGATACGCCACTCGGACCATTTCCAAGTGCCGGCCCCCGGCGCGACACCCGGGACGGAGCCCGCGGCCCGCGCGAACACTTTGAAGGTGGATGGAGCCAGTGCAAGAACGACCGCCCACGACAGCACGGCCGTCACGAGCTTGGCGACCCCGAGCAAACGATAAAGTGGCGTCTGGAAAGCGAGGGCGTTCAGAAAGACGGTCAGCCCCACGGCCAGGACGAAAGCCCCGAACAGTCTCGCGTGCGGGAGTTCCCGCTCCCCGCGGCGGGCAACGACCACCAACTCCAGCGAGAGTACGAGACATGCCAGCCAGGTGACGAGGTCAGCCCCCACATGGAGTCCCACGAGTTCCGGGCTCCAGTCCCCGCCGGTCTGGACCGGCAGAAAGTCGGACGGGTCGAATAACTTCCGGAAAAAATCGAGCATTTGTACCCCGCGACGGCAAGACGACCTGTCGAAATCCGGTTTCGGCGGGCGTGTGGACTCGGACCCGACTATACATATTGATGGGACCACTTCTTTAAGTTTGGCCCGCGACTTGCACACACGGGAGGCATGATGCGTGCCACAGAGCAACCCCCCGCCCAGTCGCCTTCGCCGGTTCCCCCGGACACAACCCCGGACCCGGACCCGGATTTCGTTCTTCAACGAATCCTGGTCGTTGAAGACCTTGAAGACACCCGGACGTCGATGCGGGAGCTATTCCGCGTCGCGCTGAATCTCGAGGTCGATACGGCCGAAGACGGCCAACAAGCCCTCACGATGTTGGGCCAGAAGCCGTACAGCCTGGTGATCACCGACCTCCGTATGCCCAAGGTCAACGGCATGCAGTTGATCGAAGAGATCCAGAACCGCAAGCTCCCGGTGACGATCATCGTGACCACCGGGAATGGCGGCGTCAGCGACGCCGTCAAGGCGATGCGGATGGGCGCCTACGACTTCCTGACCAAGCCGGCCGACCCCGAACACCTGATCGTGCTGGTGCAGAAGGCGTTACGAGCCCGCGCCCTTCAGGACGAAGTGACGGCACTGCGCGAACAGGTCCGCGGCCGCCACACGTTCCGGAATGTGTTGAGTAAAAGCCCGAAAATGCACGACGTTTTCGAGCTGATCGGCCACGTCGCACCGACTCAATCCACGATTTTGATCGTCGGGGAGACGGGGACGGGTAAGGAGCAGATCGCCCGGGCCGTTCACGAGGCTTCCGGCGCACACCGGTCGGGGCCGTTCGTTCCGATCAACTGTGCCGCACTGCCCGACACGCTCCTCGAAAGCGAACTCTTCGGCCACGAAAAAGGGTCGTTCACCGGGGCCGCTACCCAGCGGAAAGGGCGGTTCGAGTACGCCAACCACGGCACCCTGTTCCTCGACGAAGTCGGCGACGTGCCGGCCTCGATGCAGGTCAAATTGCTCCGGGTACTCCAGGAACGAAAGTTCGAACGGATCGGCGGGTCGGAAACAATCGAAATCGATGTCCGCGTCATCGCGGCCACGAACCGCCCGCTCGAAAAGATGGTCAAAGACGGGATATTCCGGGAAGATCTCTATTACCGGCTCAACGTCATCAAAATCATCCTCCCGCCACTACGGGAGCGGCCGGAAGACATCTCGGTCTTGGCCGCCCACTTCACCCAAAAGTACTCCCGGCCGGGTCAACCACCGGCCCTGATCCAACCCGACGCGATGCAGATCCTGCTCGAATACGATTGGCCGGGCAACGTCCGCCAGTTGGAAAACGCCATCGAGCGGGCGTGTGTGACTGCGAAAAACGGCGTCATTCTGGCGTCTAACCTGCCAGCCGATCTCGTCAAAACGAACAGTTCCGGCAAATCGCAGATGCAGGTGGACCTGGCCCGCTCCCTGCCCGAGCAGCTGTCAGAGTTGACGGCATCGTTTGAAGAACGATACCTGCGACGGGCGCTGAAAAAGACCCGCGGGCACGTCGGCAAATGTGCCCGAATCAGCGGCCTGTCCCGCCGCAGTATCACCGACAAGATCGCCCACTATCAGATCGACAAGAAAGAATTCAAGCAGGATTAAGAGTAACTACGAAAACGCCGCGGCCCACCCTTTCGGGTGGGCCGCGGCGTTTTCGTAGGGCACGCTATTGCGTGCCATCCTGTCGTAGATTGCGTGCCGTCATTGTTCCCGGCCAAAAACGGCACGCAACAGCGTGCCCTACAAAACATCACGCCGGCGTCGGGTGGAACCCGTTGGTTTGCGTGGGCCGCTTTTTCGCGGCCGTTTCGCCGGTTAAATGGTTCTCGATGAACTGGGGAATTTCTTTGGCGAGGTTCTCTTTGAGAGAACTGGCCAGGGACGTAATCAGCGAACTTCCCAGCTTCTTCGCTTCTTCGCCGGCCTTGTCAAGCAGTTGATCCCACCATTCCGGCCGTCCCGTTCCAGGTTGATCTCCGCTCGAAGGGGCCGCGGCCGACGACAGATTGGCGAACTTGTGTTCGGGCGAGTTGCGTCTCCGATTCAGTAAACAGACCCCCGCAACGAGACCGACCGCGACCGCGCCGCCCAGAATGATCCAGGGTTTGTCTCGGAGTTCCTCGACAACAGAATGGACCGCCTGGTCGACCGGAGTGCTGGCGGGAGTGGGAGGGCCTTGGTTGCCCCAGCCCTTCATTTCTGGCGATTCGTTGCCCATGTTAAGTTCTCCTCCAGGGCGTTCAAGGTTTTATCCGGGTTGATCTGTTCGAAGGTGCGTTTGCCGGCGTAGATCGCGAGACCGCCGCCGATGAGCAACGTACCGCCGACGATCGCCCACCAAGCCCAAGGTTCGAGTGCGGGAATGTACCTCGCCAACATGAGGACAAACCCCACGAGTACAAACAACCCACCGATCGATGCGAGCGTCGCGCCAAACCCGATGTATTTCGTCGCGCTCAGGCTCCGCCGGACGTCGTCGCGCACTTCCGCGCGCAACATCGCAACCTGTTGTTTAAAAAGCGTTTGTGCGTCCGACATGATGCCGGAAATCAAGTCCGTCATCGTGGGCGACGGCTCGCATAAATCGTTAGGGTGGGTTGCATCACGAGCTTCGGTTTCAGTCATAAGCCACCTCGAATCCGGACCGGGTGAAGATTGATCGGAACCAGGGAATTGGGCAATGCCTATGCCAAATACCTACACCGATTTACGCGAAGCCACCGCGCTATGCCTCGCGCGATATCGGGCAATACATTGCTCATTTCGGGGTGCCTTTCCCTTCACGCCTTCACCAACGCGATATTGGCAGCCGGTGACTTTGCGGCGCTTTCGGGTGAGACGGGTGACGGGTCGGTCGCACCAGAGCCGCGGCGCTTGGAATAGATCTGGGTAAACGTGGCGCCGAAGAGCAGGATCTGGGTCGAGTAGTAGATCCAGACGAGCAGGACGACGAACGATCCGGCCGCCCCGTAAGCGGTGCCAATAGCTGTCCGGCCGAGGTACAGGCCGATCAGATATTTGCCGACGGTGAAGAGCAGCGCCGTGATGGCGGACCCGATGCCCACGTCCGACCACCTGACCCGCACGGAAGGCAGAATTTTAAAGATCATCGCGAACATGGCCGTCGTGAGGAAATACCCGAGGGCCAGGTTCGCGAAGCGGAGCCACGCCGCGCCTCCCGGGAACCACGCGTCGAACTTCCTGCCGACCGCAACGAGGATCGCGCTGAAGACGAGCGACACGAGGAGCAGGAAGGCCATCCCGCCGACCAGCGAAAGGGACAGGAGCCGGTCCTTGACCATGCTCCAAATCCCACTCGATTCGTGAGGATCGACGCCCCAGATGGAATTGAGGGCGTCCTGAAGTTGGGCGAACACGCCGCTCGCCCCGACGACGAGGGTGATGATGCCGATCACGGTCGCGAGTACCCCGCTGGTATGGGTGTGTTGCGCGAGGACGGATTGAATCGTTTGGGCCGCTTCGTCCCCGACGAGATCCTGAATCTCGCTGTAGAGCCCGCCCCGGGCCGCCTCTTCCCCGAACACGAACCCGGCAATGGCCACCACCACCACGATCAGCGGCGACAGCGACAGGGCGGTGTAAAAGGCGAGAGCAGCCCCGAGTCGGGACGCCTTATCGCGAATGAACTTGAGCACAGTCGCCCGGATCAGGTCGTAAGGAACTCGCAGTTTCGACAGCATGACTTAAACTCCGCGTGAACGGTGGCCTCCCCCTCCTTCGCACACGGGATACCGAAACGCCGACCCCGAACCGCGGGCCGCTTCCGACTTCAGCGAAATCATTGCGGTAACGGACATCGCAGACTTTTCTTGAGAACTACCAGAGACCTGCCACGAATGATCGAAGCGTGATAGGAATTGTTCTGCTCAGAAATGCGAAAGATGGTCACACGCTATTGAGAAGCAAATCCGTCGCTCATCTGTTTTGGGTGGGTGAGTCGTTGGCAGCGTGGGGATGGCGGGTCACTTCCCCAGCGGCTGCATCAAGCGTTCGAGGGCATCCGCCCACGTTTTGGCGCCGAGTACCGGAAGCGCGAACGCGAACGCCTTGTCTTGCTCTGCGGTGCCTGCTGCCCGGAAGACATCGTACATCGGCCGCTTCCGGTCGGGCGTGGCCACGGTCCCGGGTTTGTTCGTCCACAGTCCGAGCCTCAACCCGCCTTCCCCCGTGTGGTCGACGTGGCGGTGAAGGATGAACGCATCGACCCCCGGCATGGCGTCGACCTTCACGTAAGCCAGGGCGAACGCCGCCGCCTGATCGCGCGGGCCGTCAGGTCGGCTGGCGCAGTGGAAGCCTTGCTCCGACAGGATCACCCGCCGCGGCGTCTTTGCCCACATACGTTCTTCCCGAGCCAGATAGTCGGTCAACACGCCCAGATTTCGGAAAGTGACGACCGGTGCGTCGATCGTCTGGGGGGCGTTGGTGGTGTCGAACCAGAAGCGGCAGTCGGTGAGCGGTTCGGGGTATGGGTGATAGGCTACATGCCAGTCGAAGTCTCCGTTCTTCCGGGCGGCTGCCGCGAACTCATCGAGGAACGTCCGCCCGGGCAGGCACTGGCGGTCGTCGCCGGCGCCGTACCGCTTGCCCCAGCAGTGGTCGAGCGACAGGTAAACACGGGCGTTCGCCGACGCCGTCCGCACGGCCGCGTGGACGATCCGCACCGCCCGTTCGTAAGCGCCGATCACCTCTGCCAGCGTCGCACGGCCCATGTTCGCCCAGAACCAGTGCGAGTTAACCTCGTTCCCGACGATGTACCCCCAGACCCGGCCGCGGTCGCCCGTGCCGCTGTAGCGGGTGGCGAGGAATTCAATCGTCGCCGTCAGCCACGCGGTCCCGTCGGGCGTGACGACGTTAAACATGCCGATCGGCCCGGCGTGCTTTTGCCCACGGGCGTAGGACGGGTGGAGCATCAGCGTATCCCGGGCAGCTTCGCCCGAGGCATACGGCAGCAGGATCAGGTAAACGACCACGCCTTTGTCGCTGAGTTGTTTCACCCGGGAGTCCAGGTCGGCGACGACCCGCGCGGAAATGGCGAACGACTTCCCGGCCCGCTCCCACCGCGGCCCGTTTCCTTTGCCCGTCGGGTCGATGAGCCGTGTCAGATCGACGTTCAGAGTCGCGTGCCCGACGCCGAGGGCCAGGGCGTCGTCGATCATCTGAACCTGCAAGCCTTTCTTGGTCGGCGGCGATGGGAAGGGGTCGGTGTTCGGAGAAGCGGCGTCGGCGTAATACGCGAGGAAGACCGAAGTGAGGCAGACCAGAAGACCACGAACCATGCCCAAAGTCCCCAATATCCTGGCAAGCGGGTGTGTGAGTCGACATGACTCGACTCACACACACCAAGCTCGTCTAATACCCCTTCGCGGGCGTGACCTTCAGCGTGACTTCTTTGCCGTCTCGCGACACAACCACTGCCGCGGCCCGGCCGGGTTTGACAAGGCTCGTCGCCAGGTAGGCGTCCGCGAGGCTGTCGGACCACCGGCCGTCGATCGTCAACACACGGTCGCCGACCTTCAGACCCGCTGTTGCGGCCGGGCCGCCTTCGTACACCTTGCGCACGGTCGCGCCGGCCGCGTCGTCGTCCGCCTTCTTCTCCAGACTCAGCCCCCACAGGCCGGCCGCGCCGACGACCTTGGCTTGCCCCTGTCCGTCGGATAGCGTCATCAGGCTCTTGGTCAAGTCCTGAAGATAATCGCCCGGCTTGTACCCGGACGGGCGGAAGGTCATCTCGCGCTTCTGGTAGTCGATGGTCGTGGCGTACCGGCCGAAGAAGGGGAAGCCCACGATCCCGTCGATGCGGCCGTGGTCCTTCTCGAAGGCGTCCGAGATCGCCTTCACCGTCGGGTGGTCCATCACGATCGCCGGGAGTTTCTTGGCGAGTACGCCGCCCACATCAAGGGTGTCCACTTCGACCTGATTCATCCCACCGAACAGGCTGAACCCGCCGGCCCCCTTCTTCACGTTGGCTGCCTTGGCCAACCGTGGGGTGAGCAGATTGATCGGGGCGCCGGTGTCGAATATTAACTTGAACGGCCCCTCGCCGTTCACCTTCACTTCGATCATGACGTGCCGGGACGGGAGCAGGACGAACGGTACGGTGGTCGGCTTCGCGTCCGTTGGCGGGGCTTGCGCCGTCGCGTGCGAGACGGTGAGAGCCGCGAGCAGGGCTGCCAGGGTCAAGGATTTCATGGTTACAGCCCCTTTCCGAGTACGACGATGAGCGTTTCGGTCGCGTCCCCGCGGCGGACCTTCAACCGGGCCGCGTCGCCCGACTTGGCGTCCGTGAGTTCTTTGGTCAGGTCGCGCGCGCGGGTCACGTCGTGGAATTTGACATCCTCCGGCTTGGCCCCCTCGGCCCCGACGCCGACCGCCTCGATCCGGTCGCCCCGCTTAACCCCGGCCTTGTCCGCCGGGCTACCCGCGAAGACCGCTTTGACGACGAGCCCGTCTTTCTGCTCGTCCGTCTCGATACCAACGAACCCGCGCGGGGTGGTTTCGAAGTTCGCCTTGATGCCCAGGAGCCCGGTGACAACCTTGATGATCGGGCCGAGCAGGTCGAGCCCGCCCTGGCTGTTGTTCTTGCTGCCGGCTTTGACCGCCGGGGAACGAAGTCGAGGGGCACCCAGACCAGCTTGTCCGCGGAGAAATCGTAGGTGATCCGGTAGCGCGCGAGGACGTTGTACCCGATCACGCCTTGCAATTCGACGCCCGCGAGACCGAGGCTGTTCATACCTTCGAGCTGGAACAGGTCGGCCACCCGCGCCTTGGCGTCGGGGACGGTCAACCCGCCTTCCACCTGAAACGTCGTCACCGGAGCCCAGCCGTTGTCGTCCGGCTTGAGGCCGACCTTATCGGCGATCTTCTTGGTGAGGAACACGGCCGGCGCGCCGGTGTCGAGGATCATGTTGAACGGCCCCTTGCCGTTCAGTTTGACGCGGACGAGGACGTGCTTGGTGTCCGTCAGCCGGTACGGGATTTCGTAGCGATCGGCGGCCTTGGCGGGCGACTTCGGCGGGTCGGCGGCCGGGGCGACGGGCACGAAGGCCGCCGCGGTCGCGAGAAGAACGAGCCAGCGGGTCATGGAGATCTCATGGTGTAAAGCGCGGTCGCGGGTCCGCCCGGGGCGGCATTCACTACGGAATTGTACCACGCACGAGAGGGCAAAGTGTCAGCGGGAGTAGGACTTAGTGGCGTTCTTCGAGTTGCGGCCGCTGACGGAGCGGTGGCCTCAAATTCTGATGCACTTCTTGACACGCATTGCCTGAAAACTTTTTCCACGGTAAATTATTCCCGGGCCGTAAGCCGTCGTGTCAAACAGGCTGTATCTTGAACCGAGTTCTTAGCTAAGTCGGTCTTGAGCTACTTCCTGGCCCGAAAGTTTGAGCCCCTGGTCTTCGTCGTGGGTTTCTTCGCGGATACGGGCACCGCGCTTGTGAGAATGCGACTGTCCGCGTGCAAAGGTCCGCACGCCCTGATGCTCGCCCTTGAGCACCTGAACGGCGTCCGGCGTCGAGATTCGACGCGGCTGGACGTCATCATCATGGAGGATGAACATCATGGCAGGGTTGCCAGCATGGGTGGTCGCGTCGACCGGCGGGCTCTTTTCCGCGCTCGCGACCGCGGGCTTGATTCACACCTACCAAGATTCTTACCTTTTCGACCCGGACCCGGTGCCGGTGGTGTCGGCGCAGGAACCGGTCCCGGTTCCCGAGGCGGCGGCCGTCAACGCGGCCCCGCTCCACAACGTGTTCCGGCTCGCGGACAACTTGTACAGCGGAAGTGGCCCCGAAGGTGAGGCGGCGTTCGCCGCGCTGGAACGTCTCGGCATCAAGACGGTTCTATCGGTCGACGGGGCACAGCCGGACGAGACCGGTGCCCGCAGGCACGGTATGCGTTACGTTCACATCCCGGTCAGGTACGACGGCATCCCGCGGGAAAAAGCGTGGCAGTTGGCCCGCGCGGTCCGCGAACTGCCGGGGCCGGTTTACGTCCAC from the Fimbriiglobus ruber genome contains:
- a CDS encoding PAS domain S-box protein; its protein translation is MLDFFRKLFDPSDFLPVQTGGDWSPELVGLHVGADLVTWLACLVLSLELVVVARRGERELPHARLFGAFVLAVGLTVFLNALAFQTPLYRLLGVAKLVTAVLSWAVVLALAPSTFKVFARAAGSVPGVAPGAGTWKWSEWRINDYVVAISSGALILVARAAFDPLLQNDHAFVLPLLAVMFVAWRSGFGPALVTLTIGIAGTVFLFIPPRYTFVIPDPGDRLATALFLFCGLIAALLGEAQRSARLRAEQGAVALLAANLELARSREQVAEALAQIETFLAYAPVGIAFLDIDLKFLRVNKYLAELPGTPIGPAHPDDSAGADDASGLQVRGLLDLDYLRVLRHGIPIENREVVSDLGPDGEQLVWEVSVYPVVAETGAISGVAVVARDVTDRKRVEAALRESEEQFRVIADSIPQLAWMTRPDGHIVWYNRRWYEYTGATFEQMEGWGWQIVQDPVELPRVLARFKMALESGEPWEDTFPLRRHDGAMRWHLSRALPVRDGHGRIVRWFGTNTDITQQREAEAALRESEERFRSMADSAPVPIWVSGADGGRTYCNKAWLAFTGRGIEAELGDDWAAGVHPDDRDRCREERAVAAVARQPYQMEYRVRRYDGAYRYVDERGVPRITPAGEFLGFIGSCIDVDDQMRQTQILEETVRDRTAAVVRANDSLRDEVAERRRLEEREREAAAELRRSNAELEKFAYVASHDLQEPLRKIQAFGDRLVKKNRETLGDQGKEYVDRMLASAGRMRTLIDDLLAFSRVTTRAQHLGTVDLNEVLNDVLSDLEERLTHTGGRVTVTPLPTVTADPVQMRQLFLNLVGNALKFQKPDTPPVVTVTADPMTATNGAAGWRLSVADNGIGFEPVYAERIFEMFQRLHGRSEYEGTGIGLAICRKIVERHGGTLTARGRPGEGAEFVIDLPDPRPPHDAGRQTDDATS
- a CDS encoding PDZ domain-containing protein produces the protein MARRDRVQRPRALPDHLRFLRGQAGLGAPRLRSPAVKAGSKNNSQGGLDLLGPIIKVVTGLLGIKANFETTPRGFVGIETDEQKDGLVVKAVFAGSPADKAGVKRGDRIEAVGVGAEGAKPEDVKFHDVTRARDLTKELTDAKSGDAARLKVRRGDATETLIVVLGKGL
- a CDS encoding DUF883 C-terminal domain-containing protein produces the protein MGNESPEMKGWGNQGPPTPASTPVDQAVHSVVEELRDKPWIILGGAVAVGLVAGVCLLNRRRNSPEHKFANLSSAAAPSSGDQPGTGRPEWWDQLLDKAGEEAKKLGSSLITSLASSLKENLAKEIPQFIENHLTGETAAKKRPTQTNGFHPTPA
- a CDS encoding PDZ domain-containing protein, producing MKSLTLAALLAALTVSHATAQAPPTDAKPTTVPFVLLPSRHVMIEVKVNGEGPFKLIFDTGAPINLLTPRLAKAANVKKGAGGFSLFGGMNQVEVDTLDVGGVLAKKLPAIVMDHPTVKAISDAFEKDHGRIDGIVGFPFFGRYATTIDYQKREMTFRPSGYKPGDYLQDLTKSLMTLSDGQGQAKVVGAAGLWGLSLEKKADDDAAGATVRKVYEGGPAATAGLKVGDRVLTIDGRWSDSLADAYLATSLVKPGRAAAVVVSRDGKEVTLKVTPAKGY
- a CDS encoding sigma-54-dependent transcriptional regulator; its protein translation is MMRATEQPPAQSPSPVPPDTTPDPDPDFVLQRILVVEDLEDTRTSMRELFRVALNLEVDTAEDGQQALTMLGQKPYSLVITDLRMPKVNGMQLIEEIQNRKLPVTIIVTTGNGGVSDAVKAMRMGAYDFLTKPADPEHLIVLVQKALRARALQDEVTALREQVRGRHTFRNVLSKSPKMHDVFELIGHVAPTQSTILIVGETGTGKEQIARAVHEASGAHRSGPFVPINCAALPDTLLESELFGHEKGSFTGAATQRKGRFEYANHGTLFLDEVGDVPASMQVKLLRVLQERKFERIGGSETIEIDVRVIAATNRPLEKMVKDGIFREDLYYRLNVIKIILPPLRERPEDISVLAAHFTQKYSRPGQPPALIQPDAMQILLEYDWPGNVRQLENAIERACVTAKNGVILASNLPADLVKTNSSGKSQMQVDLARSLPEQLSELTASFEERYLRRALKKTRGHVGKCARISGLSRRSITDKIAHYQIDKKEFKQD
- a CDS encoding phage holin family protein produces the protein MTETEARDATHPNDLCEPSPTMTDLISGIMSDAQTLFKQQVAMLRAEVRDDVRRSLSATKYIGFGATLASIGGLFVLVGFVLMLARYIPALEPWAWWAIVGGTLLIGGGLAIYAGKRTFEQINPDKTLNALEENLTWATNRQK
- a CDS encoding YihY/virulence factor BrkB family protein, whose product is MLSKLRVPYDLIRATVLKFIRDKASRLGAALAFYTALSLSPLIVVVVAIAGFVFGEEAARGGLYSEIQDLVGDEAAQTIQSVLAQHTHTSGVLATVIGIITLVVGASGVFAQLQDALNSIWGVDPHESSGIWSMVKDRLLSLSLVGGMAFLLLVSLVFSAILVAVGRKFDAWFPGGAAWLRFANLALGYFLTTAMFAMIFKILPSVRVRWSDVGIGSAITALLFTVGKYLIGLYLGRTAIGTAYGAAGSFVVLLVWIYYSTQILLFGATFTQIYSKRRGSGATDPSPVSPESAAKSPAANIALVKA
- a CDS encoding DUF5722 domain-containing protein, with amino-acid sequence MVRGLLVCLTSVFLAYYADAASPNTDPFPSPPTKKGLQVQMIDDALALGVGHATLNVDLTRLIDPTGKGNGPRWERAGKSFAISARVVADLDSRVKQLSDKGVVVYLILLPYASGEAARDTLMLHPSYARGQKHAGPIGMFNVVTPDGTAWLTATIEFLATRYSGTGDRGRVWGYIVGNEVNSHWFWANMGRATLAEVIGAYERAVRIVHAAVRTASANARVYLSLDHCWGKRYGAGDDRQCLPGRTFLDEFAAAARKNGDFDWHVAYHPYPEPLTDCRFWFDTTNAPQTIDAPVVTFRNLGVLTDYLAREERMWAKTPRRVILSEQGFHCASRPDGPRDQAAAFALAYVKVDAMPGVDAFILHRHVDHTGEGGLRLGLWTNKPGTVATPDRKRPMYDVFRAAGTAEQDKAFAFALPVLGAKTWADALERLMQPLGK